The following proteins are encoded in a genomic region of candidate division WOR-3 bacterium:
- the hydF gene encoding [FeFe] hydrogenase H-cluster maturation GTPase HydF, with protein MERTPKSMRLHIGIFGRRNVGKSSLLNALTRQQVSIVSDVAGTTTDPVEKPMELLPLGPVLFIDTAGVDDVGALGAERVAKTRKALDRTDLGVIVADSGEWGGFEDGILAELKRRKASVLIVFNKSDIGRPAPELEARFREQGVRSVQASIARGEGVAAIREALIEVAPEDFLAEASIIGDLVPERGLAVLVVPIDKEAPKGRIILPQVQAIRDLLDHGQLSLVVREHELKDALARLNRKPDLVVTDSQAFAKVAQDTPADVKLTSFSILFARYRGDLTEMVRGATAIDRLRPGDRVLVAESCTHHPIGDDIGRVKIPNWLEQQVGGKLEFTTHQGHDFPPDVSQFRLVIHCGACMTNRRAVLNRVVKCREAGVPITNYGLSIAYVLGIFERALEPFPAALDVYRTARDMTELPGNSDCVPSRRPVTTRGAS; from the coding sequence ATGGAACGGACGCCAAAGTCAATGCGGCTGCACATCGGGATATTCGGCCGTCGCAATGTCGGCAAGTCGTCGCTGTTGAACGCGCTGACGCGGCAGCAGGTGTCGATTGTCTCGGACGTCGCCGGCACTACGACGGACCCGGTCGAGAAACCAATGGAACTACTGCCGCTCGGCCCGGTGCTCTTCATCGACACGGCCGGCGTTGACGATGTTGGCGCTCTCGGCGCCGAGCGGGTTGCGAAGACCAGGAAGGCGCTCGACCGGACTGACCTCGGCGTCATCGTGGCCGACTCCGGCGAGTGGGGCGGCTTTGAGGATGGCATCCTTGCCGAACTGAAGAGACGGAAGGCATCGGTACTGATTGTGTTCAACAAGAGCGACATCGGCCGGCCCGCGCCGGAGTTGGAGGCCCGGTTTCGGGAGCAGGGCGTCCGTTCGGTGCAGGCCTCGATCGCGCGCGGCGAGGGCGTGGCGGCGATTCGGGAGGCGTTGATTGAGGTGGCGCCGGAGGATTTCCTGGCGGAGGCATCGATCATCGGCGACCTCGTTCCCGAACGGGGGCTCGCGGTGCTGGTCGTGCCGATCGACAAGGAAGCGCCCAAAGGACGCATCATCCTGCCGCAGGTGCAGGCCATCCGCGACCTGCTCGACCACGGGCAGCTTTCACTGGTTGTCCGCGAGCACGAACTGAAGGACGCGCTGGCGAGGCTGAACCGGAAGCCGGACCTCGTAGTCACAGACTCGCAGGCCTTCGCCAAGGTTGCGCAGGACACACCGGCCGATGTGAAGCTCACCTCATTCTCGATTCTCTTTGCGCGCTACCGTGGCGACCTCACCGAGATGGTCCGCGGTGCGACGGCAATCGACCGGCTCAGGCCGGGCGACCGCGTGCTGGTCGCAGAGAGCTGCACCCACCATCCGATCGGCGACGACATCGGCCGGGTGAAGATCCCGAACTGGCTCGAGCAGCAGGTCGGCGGCAAGCTTGAGTTCACGACGCACCAGGGGCACGACTTCCCGCCGGACGTGTCGCAGTTCCGGCTGGTGATTCACTGCGGTGCCTGCATGACCAACCGCCGCGCGGTGCTGAACCGCGTAGTCAAATGCCGTGAGGCGGGCGTGCCGATCACCAACTATGGTCTGTCCATTGCCTACGTCCTTGGTATCTTCGAGCGGGCGCTGGAGCCGTTCCCGGCCGCGCTCGATGTGTATCGCACGGCGCGGGACATGACCGAATTGCCCGGCAATTCGGATTGTGTCCCAAGCCGAAGACCAGTAACGACTAGAGGTGCGTCGTGA
- a CDS encoding YncE family protein, which translates to MDDRRVSVLHNRNVLCRNRAACPLAVLLVVCCCLSAANAQWLETNLPTGASPSGLVYNSIGNRVYCANQTGDNVTVIAGDTNAVVGTIPVVNYPVGTDPRGIVYNPTNNRIYCAHPGNDTVTVIAGDTNVVLKTIRVGDNPVGLTCDSTGKVYCANQNSNNVTVIDGTADTVIKTIAVGSTPLGPVWSPTGNKVYCANSGSGNVTVIDAAADTVIKTIAVGATPWALVCNPAGNKVYCANFASGSVTVIDGASDTLMTTITVGGGPMAVAYNSTNNKVYCANYNNDNVTVIDAAADTVLKTVAVGRRPRVLVYDSVYNKVYCANGGGSSVTVIDGGIDLVVATISVGGFPCALARNPVQHRIYVANQQSSTVSVIRDSSVTGAEDGFKPQAPSSRLEATIVRGVLLLQEATSRKPQAASLLDATGRKVMDLRPGANDVRALAPGVYFVQEQPQATSLRPQAIRKVVVTR; encoded by the coding sequence GTGGACGACCGCCGCGTCAGTGTTCTACACAACCGTAACGTCCTTTGCCGCAACCGGGCCGCATGCCCCTTGGCCGTGCTGTTGGTCGTCTGCTGCTGCCTGTCGGCGGCCAATGCGCAGTGGCTTGAGACCAATCTGCCGACCGGAGCCAGTCCTTCCGGTCTGGTCTACAATTCGATTGGGAACAGGGTCTATTGCGCCAATCAGACCGGCGACAACGTTACGGTCATCGCCGGGGATACCAACGCCGTCGTCGGTACGATTCCGGTCGTCAACTACCCGGTCGGCACGGACCCGCGAGGCATCGTCTACAATCCGACAAACAACAGGATCTACTGTGCCCATCCTGGGAATGATACAGTCACGGTGATTGCGGGGGACACCAACGTTGTCCTGAAGACCATCCGGGTCGGAGACAACCCGGTTGGTCTGACTTGCGATTCGACCGGCAAGGTCTATTGCGCCAATCAGAACAGCAACAACGTCACGGTGATTGACGGAACTGCCGATACGGTCATCAAGACCATCGCGGTCGGGAGTACCCCGCTCGGACCGGTTTGGAGTCCGACCGGCAACAAAGTCTACTGCGCGAACAGCGGAAGCGGTAACGTCACGGTGATTGATGCGGCCGCGGACACGGTCATCAAGACAATCGCGGTAGGAGCCACGCCTTGGGCGCTGGTGTGCAATCCGGCCGGCAACAAGGTCTACTGCGCCAACTTTGCCTCCGGAAGCGTCACGGTGATCGATGGCGCTTCCGACACTTTGATGACAACCATCACGGTGGGAGGCGGGCCCATGGCCGTGGCGTACAACTCGACCAACAACAAGGTGTACTGCGCGAACTACAACAACGACAACGTTACGGTGATTGACGCGGCGGCGGATACGGTCCTCAAGACGGTCGCGGTCGGACGCCGGCCTCGCGTCCTGGTCTACGACTCGGTCTACAACAAGGTCTACTGCGCGAACGGCGGTGGCAGTAGCGTCACGGTGATTGACGGAGGCATTGACTTGGTCGTCGCGACGATTAGCGTCGGCGGCTTTCCCTGTGCCTTAGCCCGGAATCCGGTGCAGCACCGCATCTACGTCGCGAATCAACAGAGCTCTACCGTCTCCGTCATACGGGATTCGTCCGTGACCGGCGCTGAGGATGGCTTCAAGCCGCAAGCCCCCAGTTCCAGGCTGGAGGCGACCATCGTCCGGGGGGTGCTGCTCCTGCAGGAAGCCACAAGCCGCAAGCCACAAGCCGCAAGCTTGCTGGATGCGACAGGCCGGAAGGTGATGGACCTGAGGCCGGGCGCAAACGATGTGCGGGCGCTGGCGCCGGGGGTGTACTTTGTGCAGGAACAGCCACAAGCCACAAGTCTCAGGCCACAAGCCATCCGCAAGGTCGTCGTGACAAGGTAG
- the hydE gene encoding [FeFe] hydrogenase H-cluster radical SAM maturase HydE: MTRDEVLAWLKEEEDWKLSFLWEEADRVRREQVGDEVHLRGLIEMSSFCRRDCHYCGIRGSRKIERYRMSEEEVMECVRIAQRLEYGTVVLQSGEDHGLTSDFITHLVRRIKSETPLAVTLALGERSLEELAAWREAGADRYLLKHETSDPELFRRIHPDCSTEVSDRIALLKAAKEMGYEAGSGVMVGIPGQTYESLADDIMLFRDLDLEMIGCGPFVPHPDTPLGQMTNDESRMTNVRAQVPATDTMTTKVVALTRLLCPDANIPSTTALATINRERGREMGLERGANVWMPNLTQPRYRALYEIYPGKAKVIDTAEEFQKNLLATLERIGRVPGKGPGGRLPRVNLEARNPNDD; this comes from the coding sequence TTGACCCGCGACGAGGTGCTGGCCTGGTTGAAGGAAGAAGAAGACTGGAAGCTCAGCTTCCTCTGGGAGGAGGCCGACCGGGTGCGGCGTGAACAGGTCGGCGACGAGGTGCACCTGCGCGGGTTGATCGAAATGTCGAGCTTCTGCCGTCGCGATTGTCACTATTGCGGCATCCGCGGCAGCCGGAAGATCGAGCGCTACCGCATGAGCGAGGAAGAGGTGATGGAGTGCGTCCGGATCGCGCAGAGGCTCGAGTACGGCACGGTCGTGCTGCAGTCAGGCGAGGATCACGGGCTGACCAGTGACTTCATCACCCACCTGGTTCGGCGCATCAAGAGCGAGACGCCCCTCGCCGTCACCCTGGCGCTGGGCGAGCGGAGCCTTGAGGAACTGGCTGCCTGGCGCGAAGCCGGGGCGGACCGGTACCTGCTCAAGCACGAGACGTCGGACCCGGAGCTGTTCCGCCGCATTCACCCGGACTGCAGTACCGAAGTGAGCGACCGTATCGCCCTGCTCAAGGCAGCCAAGGAGATGGGTTACGAGGCGGGTTCAGGCGTGATGGTCGGCATCCCGGGACAGACCTACGAGTCCCTGGCCGACGACATCATGCTCTTCCGCGACCTTGACCTTGAGATGATCGGCTGCGGCCCGTTTGTGCCGCACCCTGATACGCCCCTAGGGCAAATGACGAATGACGAATCCCGAATGACGAATGTCCGGGCACAGGTCCCTGCAACCGACACGATGACGACGAAGGTCGTGGCGCTGACGCGGCTTCTCTGCCCGGACGCGAACATCCCTTCCACCACGGCGCTCGCCACGATCAACCGGGAACGCGGCCGCGAAATGGGGCTCGAACGCGGGGCAAACGTCTGGATGCCGAATCTCACACAGCCTAGGTACCGCGCGCTGTACGAGATCTATCCGGGCAAGGCCAAGGTCATCGATACGGCCGAGGAGTTCCAGAAGAACCTGCTCGCGACGCTCGAGCGCATCGGCCGCGTGCCGGGCAAGGGGCCGGGGGGACGACTACCGAGGGTAAACCTCGAAGCCCGAAACCCGAATGACGATTGA
- a CDS encoding DUF192 domain-containing protein, whose amino-acid sequence MKHEKPNTAAINVTKGVALASELEIAKSFAARSQGLLGRSGLKPDTGLLIDPCSSIHMWCMRFAIDVVFLDKKNRVVGLKRNVKPWGMAWSWRGTKTIELPVGVIASTRTQLGDIIAFQTTAPKPE is encoded by the coding sequence ATGAAGCACGAGAAGCCGAATACCGCCGCAATCAACGTCACCAAAGGCGTGGCGCTCGCTTCGGAGTTGGAGATCGCCAAGTCATTCGCGGCACGCAGCCAGGGCCTGCTCGGAAGGAGCGGGCTGAAGCCCGACACCGGTCTGCTCATTGACCCGTGCTCATCCATCCATATGTGGTGCATGCGTTTCGCGATTGATGTCGTCTTCCTCGACAAGAAGAACCGGGTCGTCGGCCTGAAGCGGAACGTGAAGCCGTGGGGCATGGCCTGGTCCTGGCGCGGGACCAAGACCATTGAGCTGCCGGTCGGCGTCATCGCGTCAACGAGGACGCAACTCGGCGACATCATCGCCTTCCAGACCACTGCCCCGAAGCCCGAGTAG
- the hydG gene encoding [FeFe] hydrogenase H-cluster radical SAM maturase HydG, with protein sequence MSTASRAEVADFIDDRRIEETLAAARPDAGRVREVLAKSLAKKRLEPDEAAALLAIKDPELWQEVFAAARKLKTDVYGNRIVLFAPLYVGDKCINNCAYCGFKCSNRDVVRKTLSDEELRSELVALEGQGHKRLILVWGEHPNYSAEEMARIVKIAYATKAGRGEIRRVNINAAPLDVDGYRTMKAAGIGTYQVLQETYHHPTYAAVHPANTRKGDYLWRLTAHDRAMAGGVDDVGIGALFGLYDWRFEVMGLLTHTIHLEERWGVGPHTISFPRINVASNVELDRTHFVCDEDFKKVIAVLRLAVPYTGMILTARETPEMRREGLRLGVSQIDAGSRIELGAYQECRGEDCQQLEREQFELHDTRPLDAVVGELVRDGYMPSWCTSCYRLGRTGEHFMEFSIPGFIKRYCTPNSLTTLAEYLTDYASEETKRDGFALIEKEAAQIPDEKKRNTVRERIEKIRTTNERDLCF encoded by the coding sequence ATGAGCACAGCTTCGAGGGCTGAAGTAGCTGACTTCATCGACGACCGGAGGATTGAGGAGACGCTGGCGGCGGCGCGGCCCGACGCCGGGCGGGTTCGGGAAGTGCTGGCGAAGTCGCTGGCCAAGAAGCGGCTGGAGCCGGACGAGGCAGCGGCGCTGCTTGCCATCAAGGACCCGGAATTGTGGCAGGAGGTGTTTGCCGCGGCCCGGAAACTCAAGACCGACGTCTACGGCAACCGCATCGTCCTCTTTGCGCCGCTCTACGTCGGCGACAAGTGCATCAACAACTGCGCCTACTGCGGGTTCAAGTGCTCGAATCGTGACGTGGTGCGCAAGACGCTATCGGACGAGGAGCTGCGATCTGAACTCGTGGCGCTGGAGGGCCAAGGCCACAAGCGGCTGATCCTGGTCTGGGGAGAGCACCCGAACTACTCGGCCGAGGAGATGGCGCGCATCGTGAAGATAGCCTACGCGACCAAGGCAGGCAGGGGCGAGATCCGGCGCGTGAACATCAACGCCGCGCCGCTCGATGTTGACGGCTACCGGACGATGAAGGCGGCCGGCATCGGCACGTACCAGGTTCTTCAGGAAACTTACCACCATCCGACCTACGCGGCGGTACATCCCGCGAACACGCGCAAGGGTGACTACCTCTGGCGGTTGACCGCTCACGACCGGGCGATGGCGGGCGGCGTGGACGACGTCGGTATCGGCGCGCTGTTCGGTCTGTACGACTGGCGCTTCGAGGTGATGGGGTTGCTTACCCATACCATCCATCTGGAGGAGCGCTGGGGTGTAGGTCCTCATACCATCAGCTTCCCGCGCATCAACGTGGCATCCAACGTAGAACTCGACCGGACGCACTTTGTCTGCGACGAGGACTTCAAGAAGGTGATTGCGGTGCTACGGCTGGCGGTGCCGTACACCGGCATGATACTTACCGCCCGAGAGACTCCGGAAATGCGGCGCGAGGGCCTGCGGCTCGGTGTCTCCCAGATCGACGCGGGTTCGCGCATCGAGCTGGGCGCTTACCAGGAGTGCCGCGGCGAGGATTGCCAGCAACTGGAGCGCGAGCAGTTCGAGCTGCACGACACGAGGCCGCTCGATGCGGTGGTGGGCGAGCTGGTTCGCGACGGGTACATGCCGAGCTGGTGCACTTCCTGCTACCGGCTGGGCCGGACCGGCGAGCATTTCATGGAGTTTTCGATACCGGGGTTCATCAAGCGCTACTGCACGCCCAACTCGCTGACAACCCTGGCCGAGTACCTGACCGACTATGCGTCGGAGGAGACGAAGCGGGACGGGTTCGCGCTGATCGAGAAGGAAGCGGCGCAGATACCCGACGAGAAGAAGCGGAATACGGTGCGAGAGCGCATCGAGAAGATAAGGACAACCAATGAACGCGACCTGTGTTTCTAG
- a CDS encoding CopG family transcriptional regulator — protein MNEPDAVGEHRLGVVAVFVENRLDTAPKVNEILSQYGRILVGRMGVPYRERNLSVISVIVDGSNDEIGAMTGKLGAVPGVSVKAALRRKEGNAECKLQNAKVKMAEGPEEMR, from the coding sequence ATGAATGAACCAGATGCTGTCGGTGAACACCGGCTGGGCGTCGTCGCTGTGTTCGTCGAGAACCGGCTCGATACCGCGCCGAAGGTGAACGAGATACTGAGCCAGTACGGCCGGATTCTTGTCGGCCGGATGGGCGTTCCCTACCGTGAGCGGAACCTGTCGGTCATTTCCGTCATCGTCGACGGTTCGAATGACGAGATCGGCGCCATGACCGGGAAGCTGGGCGCGGTTCCGGGCGTGAGCGTTAAAGCGGCGCTCCGCAGGAAAGAAGGCAATGCAGAATGCAAACTGCAAAATGCTAAGGTCAAAATGGCAGAAGGACCGGAGGAAATGCGATGA
- a CDS encoding tetratricopeptide repeat protein codes for MASEFSATGRTVWYWNRAAAYAVIAALPPIVILAVESGTLARIRAIITGTNVAPPLPLLFIPGAANISLAWAIFFVALAVVYTRDAGTESDEQVEQRPFEKDSVAEREPELAMAAPRAEAEREPKGGDDVALPAVKNVAEAKALLDKGNELYTMGHYEQAVAHFDEAIRLHPRLAGAWAAKGLACSALGRDQEAIRCYDESLRINPRDAAVWDDKGNSLFALGRLEGALNCFNEALIVNPRDERAWYNMGICLANLGRPEEALARCNKATDLDPSFAAAWQAKALVLERLSRTRDAIAAYKQFISLASESDAASAEKVRQHVSELEAAMQRGV; via the coding sequence TTGGCCAGCGAGTTCAGCGCGACAGGCCGGACGGTCTGGTATTGGAACCGGGCTGCGGCGTATGCGGTTATTGCGGCACTCCCGCCGATAGTCATACTCGCAGTGGAGTCCGGCACCCTGGCGCGGATACGGGCCATCATCACCGGCACCAATGTCGCACCGCCGCTGCCGTTGCTGTTCATTCCCGGGGCAGCGAACATCTCGCTGGCGTGGGCGATTTTCTTCGTTGCCCTGGCCGTAGTCTACACCCGGGATGCCGGAACCGAGAGCGACGAGCAGGTGGAACAGAGGCCATTCGAGAAAGATAGTGTGGCGGAACGCGAACCGGAGTTGGCGATGGCGGCACCGCGCGCAGAAGCGGAGCGTGAACCCAAGGGTGGGGACGACGTCGCTCTGCCGGCGGTGAAGAATGTTGCGGAGGCCAAGGCTCTGCTCGACAAGGGAAACGAGCTATACACCATGGGTCACTACGAACAAGCAGTAGCCCATTTCGACGAAGCCATCAGACTCCACCCGCGGCTCGCGGGCGCCTGGGCTGCCAAGGGACTTGCCTGCAGTGCTCTGGGCCGGGATCAGGAAGCGATTCGCTGCTATGACGAGTCCCTGAGGATCAACCCGCGCGATGCGGCTGTCTGGGACGACAAGGGCAACTCCCTTTTCGCCCTTGGCCGGTTGGAGGGCGCCCTCAATTGCTTCAACGAGGCACTGATAGTAAACCCTCGCGACGAGAGGGCCTGGTACAACATGGGCATCTGCCTTGCCAATCTCGGCCGCCCGGAGGAAGCCCTCGCTCGCTGCAACAAGGCCACCGATCTTGACCCGTCGTTTGCCGCAGCTTGGCAGGCAAAGGCGCTGGTCCTCGAGCGCCTGAGCAGGACCCGAGACGCGATCGCGGCATACAAGCAGTTCATCTCGCTCGCCTCAGAAAGCGACGCCGCTTCGGCCGAGAAGGTGCGGCAGCACGTCAGCGAGCTCGAAGCTGCCATGCAGCGAGGGGTCTGA
- a CDS encoding tetratricopeptide repeat protein produces the protein MVVLTSLPVGCGAGGTSLRVSIRVLLVDAAPHLAILTWLSGDVQPGFDPVALFLLGIVVGVVAALGIAVLRRRRKIPRAKKSSGAKVRQDVIRRDLNRMAEYAGEFSGSEPAVSQSFEPGLAAMRTYQWDEAIELLHEAKVRVARAQLVPLLVQVGVCHFMRGSLVDALEEFGEACRLSESEGDKEGKASALANMGVVRHEFGQHDNALEDLNQALAIARESDKQRLVALCLGNIGTFQRYRGQLDDALKSHERALDLSRRIGDEPGVVSALVNAASVRRDKGQLAAAREYYEEAVEIAVKIGDNLGFAVGLGGIGGVYLDKGELDKALKSHEESLDGARRIDFRLGVATGLGNTGLTLEKKGAHEQAVPSLAEALAILLSVGVRHGRNQALLGLLRCDEALGRDRLQELLKQASVSDEGVVDLVDRIDQVRQRRNEPTAQD, from the coding sequence ATGGTAGTCTTGACGTCGCTGCCGGTGGGCTGCGGAGCCGGCGGGACTTCTCTGAGGGTTTCGATACGAGTCCTCTTGGTTGACGCAGCGCCGCACCTGGCTATACTTACTTGGTTGAGCGGCGATGTACAACCGGGCTTTGACCCGGTAGCTTTGTTCTTGCTGGGGATAGTCGTGGGCGTCGTCGCAGCTCTGGGTATAGCGGTCCTTCGTCGTCGTCGGAAGATCCCGCGTGCGAAGAAGTCCAGTGGCGCCAAGGTGAGGCAGGACGTGATCCGGCGCGATCTGAACAGGATGGCCGAGTACGCCGGGGAGTTCAGCGGTTCGGAGCCTGCGGTCAGCCAGTCCTTCGAACCGGGCCTTGCCGCGATGAGAACATACCAGTGGGACGAGGCAATCGAGCTTCTCCATGAGGCAAAGGTCAGGGTCGCCCGGGCGCAACTTGTCCCGCTGCTCGTTCAAGTCGGCGTGTGCCATTTCATGCGGGGCAGTTTGGTTGATGCGCTCGAGGAGTTCGGGGAGGCGTGCCGCCTGTCGGAAAGCGAAGGAGACAAAGAAGGCAAGGCCTCGGCACTTGCCAACATGGGTGTAGTCCGTCACGAATTCGGCCAACACGACAACGCGCTCGAAGACCTCAATCAGGCCCTGGCCATTGCCCGGGAGTCCGACAAGCAGCGGCTGGTAGCGCTCTGCCTTGGCAACATCGGCACTTTCCAGCGCTACCGGGGCCAACTCGACGATGCGCTCAAGTCACACGAAAGAGCGTTGGATTTGTCGCGCCGAATCGGCGATGAACCGGGCGTGGTCAGCGCCCTGGTGAACGCCGCCAGTGTCCGCCGCGACAAGGGTCAACTCGCCGCGGCGCGGGAGTACTATGAAGAAGCAGTTGAGATCGCCGTCAAGATTGGAGACAACCTCGGCTTTGCTGTCGGACTCGGCGGCATCGGCGGCGTCTACCTCGACAAGGGCGAACTCGACAAGGCGCTGAAGTCCCACGAGGAATCGCTGGACGGGGCCCGCCGAATCGACTTCCGCCTGGGTGTGGCTACCGGGCTCGGAAACACCGGACTCACCTTGGAGAAGAAGGGTGCGCACGAACAGGCTGTACCCAGCCTGGCTGAGGCCCTGGCCATCCTCTTGTCAGTCGGCGTGCGCCACGGCAGGAATCAGGCGCTGCTGGGGCTGCTGCGATGCGATGAAGCGCTCGGCCGTGATCGGCTGCAGGAACTGCTGAAGCAGGCCTCTGTTTCGGATGAAGGTGTTGTCGATCTCGTGGACCGCATCGACCAGGTACGCCAGCGACGAAACGAGCCGACAGCGCAGGACTAG